In the genome of Candidatus Palauibacter australiensis, one region contains:
- a CDS encoding cytochrome c, with protein MRGSHRHSSHAWSHATALVVFMVPLALGLTFRDLTGQGPNGAERAGAEADVTFSKDVAPILQANCQNCHRPGSVGPMPLLDYRDTRRWASRMKELVSKRLMPPFHLDTGVGIQDIKDDWRLSEADIGTIVAWADAGAPEGNPADMPPPIEWPTEQKWQLEDILGPPDHVIKSKPFDVPAEGGDTWWRPRVPTGLDEDRWVMAFETRPSFPAGRQVVHHAIPRLLRLNEEGEYRRIQSLSEYAMGKVGEIVPADAGRMLKANDMIEWDAHYYPMGYEVTGDQVELGIWFHEEGYEPEFQQDLRLYPLRGDIALAPGGTAMTQGFYRWDHPVRLDSYQPHGHVHLHAMSIQALYPDGRLELISMVTDFDARWHHSYIYE; from the coding sequence ATGCGTGGATCGCATCGTCACTCGAGCCATGCCTGGTCGCATGCAACGGCCCTTGTCGTGTTCATGGTGCCCCTGGCTCTGGGTCTCACGTTCCGGGATCTCACCGGACAGGGGCCGAACGGAGCGGAGCGGGCCGGGGCAGAGGCCGACGTCACGTTCTCGAAGGACGTCGCCCCCATCCTCCAGGCGAACTGCCAGAACTGCCACAGGCCGGGGTCCGTGGGTCCGATGCCGCTCCTCGACTACCGGGACACGCGCCGCTGGGCGTCTCGCATGAAGGAGCTGGTCTCGAAGCGGCTCATGCCGCCATTCCACCTCGACACGGGCGTCGGCATCCAGGACATCAAGGATGACTGGCGGCTGAGCGAGGCGGACATCGGGACGATCGTCGCCTGGGCCGACGCCGGGGCGCCCGAAGGGAATCCGGCGGACATGCCGCCCCCGATCGAGTGGCCGACCGAGCAGAAGTGGCAGCTCGAGGACATCCTCGGCCCGCCCGATCACGTGATCAAGTCGAAGCCGTTCGACGTGCCGGCCGAGGGCGGCGACACCTGGTGGCGACCGCGGGTGCCGACGGGGCTCGACGAGGATCGCTGGGTGATGGCGTTCGAGACCCGGCCCTCCTTCCCCGCCGGGCGTCAGGTCGTGCACCACGCGATCCCGCGCCTGCTCAGGCTCAACGAGGAAGGGGAGTACCGGCGCATCCAGAGCCTCTCCGAGTACGCGATGGGCAAGGTCGGGGAGATCGTGCCCGCGGACGCGGGGCGGATGCTGAAGGCGAACGACATGATCGAGTGGGACGCGCACTACTATCCCATGGGATACGAGGTGACCGGCGACCAGGTCGAACTCGGGATCTGGTTCCACGAGGAGGGCTACGAGCCCGAGTTCCAGCAGGACCTGCGTCTCTATCCTCTCAGGGGGGACATCGCGCTGGCGCCGGGAGGGACCGCGATGACGCAGGGGTTCTACCGCTGGGACCACCCGGTGAGGCTCGACAGCTACCAGCCGCACGGGCATGTGCACCTGCACGCGATGTCGATCCAGGCGCTCTACCCCGACGGCAGGCTCGAACTCATCAGCATGGTCACGGACTTCGACGCGCGCTGGCACCACAGCTACATCTACGAGG
- a CDS encoding PQQ-binding-like beta-propeller repeat protein produces the protein MMKNHRSWRPSSTLLLPLLFGVIAGAPAAAQGPGVEGAAWTYYGGDAWHTRYTPATQIDASNFESLEVAWRWDASSFGPSTARATPSYIDGKMITVTGENRHVIALDPTTGRLLWSFAEPMTWRHEYSMRKAYGKGVAYAEVDGRGVVYIISPGFFLYALDADTGRPLENWGEAVPLPGFPSSGTVDLVADLIEGWGPWESLNQEYDPDQGMPLEIGYITASSPPIVVNDVVVVGNSAEQGYNQTRKEMVPGDILAYDARTGEFKWKFHIIPRPGEFGHETWENDAWQWTGDVSPWAPLSADPELGLVYLVTNGATIDYYGGFHPGDNLFGTSIVALDVETGERRWHFQFVHHDIWNYDTPTAPLLMDVVVDGRPIKGVFQATKQSWLYALDRETGEPIWPIEERPVPQSKVPGEKLAETQPHPTWPLPYDLQGRTEQDLIDYTPELREMALEYARDNDLFVPLFNPPTHLGNPDGEGAALICPGGGGGANITGPPAADPVEGVVFVTSTSGCSPVMVAPGIESELDGPEQTGVTHSEFSRAIGVVTESTADQATVEGLRIWKGPVGRITAIDVNTGEHLWMIPHGDAPERQQAVIRDHPMLQGVDVNPNQGRRGHSAMVATPTLLLASGQTSDGTPHLFAIDKRTGERVGQVELPGNTRYGMSSWVHEGRQYVIIQLTDGLAALALP, from the coding sequence ATGATGAAGAACCACCGGAGCTGGCGGCCGAGCAGCACCCTTCTTCTTCCCCTTCTGTTCGGAGTCATTGCGGGAGCCCCCGCCGCGGCGCAGGGCCCGGGCGTGGAGGGAGCCGCGTGGACCTACTACGGGGGCGACGCCTGGCACACTCGCTACACGCCGGCGACGCAGATCGATGCTTCCAATTTCGAGAGCCTCGAGGTCGCGTGGCGCTGGGACGCGTCGAGCTTCGGGCCGAGCACGGCGCGGGCCACACCGTCCTACATCGACGGGAAGATGATCACGGTGACGGGCGAGAACCGGCATGTCATCGCCCTCGACCCCACCACGGGAAGGCTCCTGTGGAGCTTCGCCGAACCCATGACCTGGCGGCACGAGTACTCGATGCGAAAAGCGTACGGCAAGGGCGTCGCCTACGCCGAGGTCGATGGACGGGGCGTCGTCTACATCATCAGTCCCGGGTTCTTTCTCTACGCGCTCGACGCCGACACGGGACGGCCGCTCGAGAACTGGGGCGAGGCGGTGCCGCTGCCGGGGTTCCCGTCCTCGGGGACGGTGGACCTGGTGGCGGATCTCATCGAGGGCTGGGGGCCGTGGGAGAGCCTGAACCAGGAGTACGACCCGGACCAGGGGATGCCGCTCGAGATCGGCTACATCACGGCGTCGTCCCCTCCGATCGTCGTCAACGACGTGGTCGTCGTCGGCAACTCCGCGGAGCAGGGCTACAACCAGACGCGGAAGGAGATGGTCCCGGGCGACATCCTAGCCTATGACGCCCGCACCGGCGAGTTCAAGTGGAAGTTCCACATCATCCCGCGGCCCGGCGAGTTCGGGCACGAGACGTGGGAGAACGACGCCTGGCAGTGGACCGGTGACGTGTCCCCGTGGGCGCCGCTCTCGGCGGACCCCGAACTCGGACTCGTCTACCTCGTCACGAACGGCGCCACGATCGACTATTACGGCGGTTTCCACCCCGGCGACAACCTGTTCGGCACGAGCATCGTCGCGCTGGACGTGGAGACAGGCGAGCGCCGCTGGCACTTCCAGTTCGTGCACCACGACATCTGGAACTACGATACGCCGACCGCGCCGCTCCTCATGGACGTCGTCGTGGACGGCCGGCCGATCAAGGGTGTCTTCCAGGCGACGAAGCAGTCGTGGCTGTACGCGCTCGACCGCGAAACGGGCGAGCCGATCTGGCCCATCGAGGAGCGGCCGGTCCCGCAGTCGAAGGTGCCGGGCGAGAAGCTCGCCGAAACGCAGCCGCACCCGACGTGGCCCCTGCCCTACGACCTGCAGGGCCGCACCGAGCAGGACCTCATCGACTACACGCCCGAACTGCGCGAGATGGCGCTCGAGTACGCGCGTGATAACGACCTCTTCGTGCCGCTCTTCAACCCCCCTACGCACCTCGGGAACCCGGACGGCGAGGGCGCGGCGCTCATCTGCCCCGGCGGGGGGGGCGGGGCCAACATCACGGGTCCGCCGGCGGCCGATCCCGTGGAGGGTGTGGTGTTCGTGACGTCGACCAGCGGGTGCTCACCGGTCATGGTGGCGCCGGGGATCGAATCCGAGCTCGACGGGCCGGAGCAGACGGGCGTCACCCACTCCGAATTCTCCCGCGCGATCGGCGTGGTGACGGAGAGCACGGCGGACCAGGCGACGGTCGAGGGGCTGCGGATCTGGAAGGGGCCGGTGGGACGGATCACGGCGATCGACGTGAACACGGGCGAACACCTGTGGATGATCCCGCACGGCGATGCGCCCGAGCGGCAGCAGGCGGTGATTCGCGACCATCCGATGCTGCAGGGGGTGGACGTGAATCCGAACCAGGGCCGGCGCGGCCATTCCGCCATGGTTGCAACTCCGACGCTCCTTCTTGCGTCTGGACAGACGAGCGATGGAACGCCGCACCTGTTCGCGATCGACAAGCGGACCGGCGAGCGCGTGGGGCAGGTGGAGTTGCCCGGCAACACGCGCTACGGGATGTCGAGCTGGGTCCACGAAGGCAGGCAGTATGTGATCATTCAGTTGACCGATGGACTTGCGGCGCTGGCCCTGCCCTGA